A window of Paraburkholderia sp. PGU19 genomic DNA:
GCGGGGCACGGCCAGCTGCATCGCGGTGCGCAGGATTCGCCCGGCGTGTCGCGGCAGACCACGTGAAGCCTGCCGTAGCAGCTCAAGCCCGGAGTCGGCCAGCAGCGTATGCGTGCAGCCGGCGCTCTTCAGGGCGTGCGTGATCAACTGCGCGAAACGCTCGCGCTCGATGACGGGCTTCAGTTGCACGCGCGCCTGGATACGTCCGTACAGCGCGGCATAGGGCGCACGTTCGAGCGTGGTGGCCAGATTCGGATGCGCGGCCAGCCACACGGTGAGCAGGTTGCGCGAATCGAAGGCGAAGTTCAGGAACGACGGGAAGTCGCGGAAGAACTCGATGGGCAGGTTCTGCGCCTCGTCGATGATCCATACCACCAGCAACTGCTTGCCCTCGACGAGCTCGGTGATACGCTGCTTCAGCTCGCGCCACAGGTCGGCACGCCGGTAGCTGGGCTCCAGTCCGAGCGCTCGTGCAAGCGACCGGTACAGGTCGATGCGGCCGAACTCCGTTTCGGCGAGATAAATGACGAGATAGCGATGCGG
This region includes:
- a CDS encoding ATP-binding protein; its protein translation is MYRQHFGLRCAPLDKDSTDLWDDGALAQLTERFQWLLTSPGIGLLTGEPGVGKTAALRHLTRSLNPHRYLVIYLAETEFGRIDLYRSLARALGLEPSYRRADLWRELKQRITELVEGKQLLVVWIIDEAQNLPIEFFRDFPSFLNFAFDSRNLLTVWLAAHPNLATTLERAPYAALYGRIQARVQLKPVIERERFAQLITHALKSAGCTHTLLADSGLELLRQASRGLPRHAGRILRTAMQLAVPRGLNHLPDELLQQAIEEFR